The following proteins are encoded in a genomic region of Streptococcus constellatus subsp. constellatus:
- a CDS encoding DNA cytosine methyltransferase: MIDTTNLLTVTEVSKRLKVTAQSVRTLIKNEHLKAERVGSQWLTSEDDLKKYLDEYDVVIEPDDHERLNDDIPPIVALSFFSGAMGLDVGMKNGGIEALLACEFNKACRMTIEKNNPDIGLIGDITKFSSEEILKMAKVPEGRKVDIIFGDPPCQAFSTAGNRKAFDDERGNVFLKYLSIISEIKPTYVVIENVRGLLSTPFKYGDLEEPIKGGAMMIILDRLKEMGYSVSFNLYNAAYFGAPQIRERVVIIGKLGDEKVSYLQPTHNEDGTDGLKKWRTLRDAFDNLPEDVEKHYIEFPEKRLKYYRMLKEGQYWKDLPLEMQKEAMGKSFYLGGGKTGFLRRLSYSKPSPTLVTNPTMPATDLAHPTEDRPLSVEEYACIQEFPQDWKICGAILDQYKQIGNAVPIKLGEAIAKTILDDMQGKHYENTGFSYSRYKNTDEISWTNFMKKELEKAQN; this comes from the coding sequence GAATTTATTAACAGTTACAGAAGTTTCTAAGAGGTTGAAAGTAACTGCTCAGTCGGTTAGAACGTTAATTAAAAACGAACATCTAAAAGCAGAAAGAGTAGGAAGCCAGTGGCTTACATCAGAAGATGATCTGAAGAAATATTTAGACGAATATGATGTTGTTATAGAGCCAGATGACCATGAAAGACTTAATGATGATATTCCGCCAATAGTTGCCTTGAGTTTTTTCTCGGGTGCTATGGGATTAGATGTTGGAATGAAAAATGGCGGAATTGAAGCTTTACTAGCATGTGAATTTAATAAAGCATGCAGGATGACAATAGAAAAAAATAATCCAGACATCGGCTTAATTGGAGATATTACGAAATTCAGCTCTGAGGAAATTCTAAAGATGGCTAAGGTCCCGGAAGGCAGAAAGGTAGATATTATTTTTGGGGATCCACCTTGTCAAGCGTTTAGTACAGCTGGAAATAGAAAAGCTTTTGATGATGAACGAGGAAATGTATTTTTGAAATATCTAAGCATTATTTCAGAAATCAAGCCAACATATGTTGTAATCGAAAATGTACGAGGGCTATTATCCACTCCATTTAAATACGGTGATTTGGAGGAACCAATCAAGGGTGGCGCAATGATGATAATCCTTGATAGGTTAAAGGAAATGGGTTACTCGGTATCATTCAACTTGTATAATGCTGCATATTTCGGTGCTCCTCAAATTAGAGAACGAGTAGTGATTATTGGCAAACTTGGTGACGAAAAGGTAAGCTATTTACAACCAACACACAATGAAGATGGAACAGATGGCCTAAAAAAATGGAGAACATTAAGAGATGCATTTGATAATCTTCCTGAAGATGTGGAAAAACACTACATTGAATTTCCGGAAAAAAGATTGAAGTATTATAGGATGCTAAAAGAAGGACAGTATTGGAAAGACCTTCCTTTAGAGATGCAAAAGGAAGCAATGGGTAAATCATTCTATCTTGGTGGGGGAAAGACCGGATTCTTAAGAAGATTATCATACTCAAAACCATCACCTACCCTTGTAACGAATCCAACGATGCCGGCAACCGATTTGGCACATCCTACAGAGGATAGACCTTTAAGTGTTGAAGAATATGCTTGCATTCAGGAGTTTCCACAAGATTGGAAAATTTGCGGAGCAATTCTTGACCAATATAAGCAAATAGGTAATGCAGTACCAATAAAGTTGGGAGAGGCAATTGCAAAAACGATTCTTGATGATATGCAGGGAAAACACTATGAAAATACTGGTTTTTCGTATTCAAGATATAAGAATACGGATGAGATCTCCTGGACGAATTTTATGAAAAAAGAATTAGAGAAAGCACAAAATTAA